The following proteins are encoded in a genomic region of Alistipes shahii WAL 8301:
- a CDS encoding SusD/RagB family nutrient-binding outer membrane lipoprotein, translating into MKDKLIKAALSFAVVCVLGACTKNYLYINSNPYEVDKEQMEAKDYAIASGLSAMFGTVVSTDVNTAQFTDCLLGSTQGGYYADANNGWTNTISKYNPTDNWTNVFMYSDKVIPQLYSNMSNVEGISEDPLVLAILKIVKVCVLNRVTDTYGPIPYSEIGSTGKIQVAYDDQPKVYSQMFDELDEAIALLDENIDRSITSTTDQVFDGTAVKWCRFANSMKLRLAMRVVYTDFVSSKGLSPQQLGEQAVAHSVGVMQSNADNAQLSSLAFGKDGNPLYTACMYNSPAGSVTGGDSHAAADIICYMNGYEDPRREKYFSKAQFSGDNALEYVGMRRGIAIPALSTVGLLYSGVNFVDGMATPLQWMNAAEVAFLKAEAVGVFGWNMGGSAKTFYEQGVRLSFEQWGVAGVDEYLVGTTLPESYTDPNGGATSYSTQLSQLGVAWNDGASKEEMQERIIIQKWIANFHLGNEAWADFRRTGFPHLIPAMESAVGNNSQGIRNLTLGARRMSYPADEATNNPENYAKAVEMLGGSDNMATRMWWDCNPAVK; encoded by the coding sequence ATGAAAGACAAATTGATAAAAGCGGCGCTCTCCTTCGCAGTTGTGTGCGTTCTGGGCGCATGCACCAAGAATTACCTCTACATCAACAGCAATCCCTACGAGGTGGACAAGGAGCAGATGGAGGCCAAGGACTACGCCATCGCCTCGGGACTCTCTGCCATGTTCGGGACCGTCGTCTCGACGGATGTCAATACGGCGCAGTTCACTGACTGTCTGCTGGGCAGTACGCAGGGCGGTTATTACGCTGATGCGAACAATGGCTGGACGAACACCATTTCCAAATACAACCCGACCGACAACTGGACGAACGTGTTCATGTACAGCGACAAAGTCATCCCGCAACTGTACAGTAACATGTCGAACGTGGAGGGGATTTCGGAGGATCCGCTCGTTTTGGCCATCCTCAAGATCGTGAAGGTCTGCGTCCTGAACCGTGTGACGGACACTTATGGCCCTATTCCTTATTCCGAGATCGGAAGCACCGGTAAGATCCAGGTGGCTTACGACGACCAGCCCAAGGTCTATTCGCAGATGTTCGATGAATTGGACGAGGCAATCGCCCTGTTGGACGAGAACATCGACAGGAGCATCACGAGCACGACCGACCAAGTCTTCGACGGCACAGCCGTGAAATGGTGCCGTTTTGCCAACTCGATGAAGCTGCGGCTGGCCATGCGGGTGGTATACACCGATTTCGTAAGCTCGAAGGGCCTCTCTCCGCAGCAGTTGGGCGAACAGGCCGTGGCGCACTCTGTCGGTGTCATGCAGTCGAACGCAGACAATGCGCAGCTTTCGTCCCTGGCCTTCGGCAAGGACGGCAATCCGCTCTATACGGCATGCATGTACAACTCCCCAGCTGGGTCGGTGACGGGCGGCGATTCGCATGCTGCAGCCGACATCATCTGCTACATGAACGGTTATGAGGATCCGCGCCGCGAGAAATATTTCAGCAAGGCACAGTTCTCCGGGGACAACGCCCTTGAGTATGTGGGCATGCGTCGTGGTATCGCCATTCCAGCGCTCAGCACTGTGGGGCTGCTCTATTCAGGCGTCAACTTCGTAGATGGCATGGCTACTCCGTTGCAGTGGATGAATGCCGCCGAGGTGGCCTTCCTGAAGGCGGAAGCCGTCGGCGTGTTCGGCTGGAACATGGGTGGCAGCGCTAAGACCTTCTACGAGCAGGGCGTCCGCCTCTCGTTCGAACAGTGGGGTGTTGCGGGCGTCGACGAATACCTTGTCGGCACCACTCTTCCGGAATCCTACACCGACCCCAACGGCGGTGCGACCTCCTATTCTACACAGCTCTCCCAGCTGGGGGTGGCTTGGAACGACGGCGCCTCGAAGGAGGAGATGCAGGAGCGCATCATCATCCAGAAGTGGATCGCCAACTTCCATCTTGGCAACGAGGCGTGGGCTGATTTCCGCCGTACAGGCTTTCCGCACCTGATTCCGGCCATGGAGTCTGCCGTGGGCAATAACTCGCAGGGCATCCGGAACCTTACGCTCGGCGCTCGCCGCATGTCCTATCCTGCGGACGAGGCGACCAACAACCCGGAGAACTACGCCAAGGCTGTGGAGATGCTTGGTGGCTCCGATAACATGGCAACCCGCATGTGGTGGGACTGCAATCCGGCCGTCAAATAA
- a CDS encoding glycoside hydrolase family 130 protein, giving the protein MDTLKIAGSNQPDMPWEDRPAGSKEVMWRYTQNPIIGRHALSTSNSIFNSAVVPFKKGKYNYAGVFRCDDTNRRMRIHVGFSVDGLRWEIEESDFRLEGADAEIGQWVYGYDPRVAKIGDKYYVTWCNGYHGPTIGIAWTDDFETFHQLENAFIPFNRNGVLFPRKINGRFAMLSRPSDNGHTAFGDIFYSESPDMEFWGRHRHVMSPAAFEVSAWQCMKIGAGPVPIETSEGWLLLYHGVLRSCNGYVYAFGSALLDLEEPWKVTARSGPYLISPRETYECMGDVPNVTFPCAALHDPATGRVAVYYGCADTVTGLAFGYIPEIIDFTKQNSIL; this is encoded by the coding sequence ATGGATACACTGAAAATTGCGGGCTCGAATCAGCCCGATATGCCGTGGGAGGATCGTCCCGCCGGCTCCAAAGAGGTGATGTGGCGTTACACGCAGAACCCGATCATCGGGCGTCATGCGCTTTCGACGTCGAATTCGATCTTCAACTCGGCGGTCGTTCCCTTCAAAAAAGGAAAATATAACTATGCGGGCGTTTTCCGGTGCGACGACACGAACCGCCGGATGCGCATCCACGTGGGCTTTTCGGTCGACGGCCTTCGGTGGGAGATCGAGGAGTCCGACTTCCGGCTGGAGGGTGCGGACGCCGAGATCGGCCAGTGGGTCTACGGCTACGACCCTCGCGTTGCGAAGATCGGCGACAAATACTACGTTACGTGGTGCAACGGCTACCACGGGCCGACGATCGGCATTGCATGGACGGACGATTTTGAGACGTTCCACCAGCTGGAAAACGCCTTCATCCCCTTCAACCGCAACGGCGTGCTGTTCCCCCGCAAGATCAACGGCCGTTTCGCCATGCTGTCGCGTCCGAGCGACAACGGGCATACGGCTTTCGGCGACATCTTCTATTCGGAGAGTCCCGACATGGAGTTCTGGGGCCGCCACCGGCATGTGATGTCTCCGGCGGCTTTCGAGGTGTCGGCATGGCAGTGCATGAAGATCGGTGCGGGTCCCGTGCCCATCGAGACGAGCGAGGGCTGGCTGCTGCTCTACCACGGGGTGCTGCGCTCGTGCAACGGTTATGTCTATGCGTTCGGTTCGGCGCTGCTGGATTTGGAGGAGCCTTGGAAGGTCACGGCCCGCAGCGGTCCCTACCTGATCTCCCCTCGCGAAACGTACGAATGCATGGGCGACGTTCCGAACGTGACGTTCCCGTGCGCTGCGCTGCACGACCCCGCGACGGGGCGCGTGGCCGTCTACTACGGATGCGCCGACACGGTTACGGGCCTTGCGTTCGGCTATATCCCCGAAATCATCGACTTCACGAAGCAAAACTCGATCCTCTGA
- a CDS encoding LamG-like jellyroll fold domain-containing protein, which yields MKISKIFLFTAAALALCGACDDSDDKVDPSTTEDKISVSPMEGVVGSKGGDVSAMVTSSGAWTLEGAENAYVLPSAVKGKDGDIVAFTVKANDKEEDQVFTYTFTCGKKTASFKITLKKKASETEEQLELFYADGANILSCEGGKVTVLVTSSGAWTLEGESDFVTPSATSGEDGAEIVFEVDPNETEEERSANYVFKMGSKEVEFQIVEKGETGETIEITSKSEMRLAYTAVERLAVELTTNVNYRNLTAEIVSETEGWLTYTIARPTEGGAETDVTAYFSMAQNDGETPREATVTIKGVKNGTAVLKVTQLPKSKIEPEKLAYFLDVEAQTLDIPVTANVEFDVTVSEGATGWFTYNNADDSGLHFTVEALVNGSARSCDVVLTEKNAPDNSEALTVNINITQKPKGLIECVADMRRSRCYFPFLKNGGALNSLKNGTMEALVNIQETRVSGSLSTIMGVEGKFLLRLGDVNVPWNQIQLAMQGGNRTDTKLKLSELDRWYHVAVTWDDTFAYFYIDGELLYRTGISNYSGFNLGVAYGGSESDYNRAFWIGYAYNADRFFPGYMAEVRVWNRTLTKEEINAENHFYSVPVDSEGLVGYWKLNDGAGQIIKDHSPSGNSMLGEINVHSSGGQQIGDPGMNWVEMSLP from the coding sequence ATGAAAATTTCGAAAATATTTCTTTTTACCGCTGCTGCGCTCGCACTCTGCGGAGCCTGCGATGACAGCGACGACAAAGTGGATCCTTCGACTACCGAAGACAAGATTTCCGTTTCGCCGATGGAAGGCGTTGTGGGGAGTAAGGGCGGCGATGTCTCGGCCATGGTTACCAGCTCGGGCGCGTGGACGCTCGAAGGCGCCGAGAACGCTTATGTGCTCCCTTCGGCCGTTAAGGGCAAGGATGGCGACATCGTGGCCTTCACCGTGAAGGCCAACGACAAGGAGGAAGACCAGGTCTTCACCTATACGTTCACATGCGGCAAGAAGACCGCGTCTTTCAAGATTACGCTCAAGAAAAAGGCCTCCGAGACCGAGGAGCAGCTCGAACTCTTCTATGCCGATGGGGCGAACATCCTGTCCTGCGAAGGCGGCAAGGTGACGGTGCTGGTTACCAGCTCGGGCGCGTGGACGCTCGAAGGAGAGTCCGATTTCGTGACGCCGTCGGCTACGAGTGGAGAAGACGGTGCCGAGATAGTCTTCGAGGTGGATCCCAATGAGACCGAGGAGGAGCGGAGCGCCAACTACGTCTTCAAGATGGGCAGTAAGGAGGTCGAATTCCAGATCGTCGAGAAAGGCGAAACTGGCGAGACCATCGAAATCACGTCGAAGTCGGAAATGCGCCTGGCTTATACGGCTGTGGAGCGTTTGGCCGTGGAGTTGACGACGAATGTCAACTATCGCAACCTGACGGCCGAAATCGTATCGGAGACCGAGGGGTGGCTGACCTATACGATTGCCCGCCCCACCGAGGGCGGCGCCGAGACCGACGTGACGGCCTATTTCTCCATGGCCCAGAACGACGGTGAGACTCCGCGTGAGGCTACCGTGACGATCAAGGGTGTGAAGAACGGCACAGCCGTGCTGAAGGTAACTCAGCTTCCCAAGTCGAAGATCGAGCCCGAGAAGTTGGCCTATTTCCTAGATGTGGAGGCTCAGACACTCGATATTCCGGTAACGGCCAATGTCGAGTTCGATGTGACGGTAAGCGAGGGGGCGACGGGCTGGTTTACCTATAATAATGCCGACGATAGCGGCCTGCACTTCACAGTGGAGGCTCTGGTTAACGGATCTGCTCGCAGCTGCGATGTCGTGCTCACCGAGAAGAACGCTCCCGACAACTCCGAGGCGCTGACGGTCAACATCAATATTACGCAGAAGCCCAAGGGTCTGATCGAGTGTGTGGCCGACATGCGCCGCTCGCGCTGCTATTTCCCGTTTTTGAAGAATGGCGGAGCGCTCAACAGCTTGAAGAACGGCACCATGGAGGCGCTGGTCAATATTCAGGAGACGCGCGTATCCGGATCTTTGTCGACCATCATGGGTGTCGAGGGTAAATTCCTCCTCCGCCTGGGCGACGTCAATGTGCCTTGGAACCAAATTCAGCTGGCCATGCAAGGCGGAAACCGTACGGATACCAAGTTGAAACTCTCCGAACTGGATCGCTGGTACCATGTCGCCGTGACGTGGGACGATACTTTCGCTTATTTCTACATTGACGGAGAACTTTTGTATCGAACCGGTATCTCCAATTACTCCGGTTTTAACCTAGGTGTGGCATACGGCGGTTCCGAGAGCGACTACAACCGTGCTTTCTGGATCGGTTATGCCTACAACGCCGACCGTTTCTTCCCCGGTTATATGGCCGAGGTGCGCGTATGGAACCGCACGCTGACCAAGGAGGAGATCAATGCCGAAAACCACTTCTACTCCGTTCCGGTGGATTCGGAAGGTCTGGTAGGCTACTGGAAACTCAACGACGGAGCAGGTCAGATTATCAAGGATCATTCTCCTTCGGGCAACAGCATGCTGGGTGAAATCAACGTCCACTCTTCGGGTGGTCAGCAGATCGGTGACCCGGGTATGAACTGGGTGGAGATGAGTCTGCCCTAA
- a CDS encoding MFS transporter: MGLPFVVLNMVSAVLYKDLGISDAQIAFWTSLIMWPWTIKFLWSPFLELYRTKKFWVVGSQLLSGVLFGVAALSLHLPLFFSVSVAVFAVVAFSGATHDIAADGVYMSELTTQDQAKYIGWQGAFYNLAKLVATGGLVWLAGWLYEGFSTSGTASFDAYVRSWTVVLLLLCVTLVALGLYHLRALPSGGSASEGRSLRDGLSGLKEVIAAFFTKRHIWYYIAFIILYRLGEGFVMKIVPLFLKADTASGGLGLTNQQIGLYYGTFGAGAFLLGSLLAGYYIARRGLRRTLFTLCCIFNLPFGVYALLAWFQPSSMWLVGGGIVVEYFGYGFGFVGLTLFMMQQVAPGRHQMAHYAFASGIMNLSVMLTGMASGFLSDLMSYRIFFLAVMLATIPAFVITRLVPFTYDDKPNDK; this comes from the coding sequence ATGGGGCTTCCGTTTGTGGTTCTGAACATGGTTTCTGCGGTTCTGTACAAGGACCTGGGGATCTCGGATGCTCAGATCGCGTTCTGGACCTCTCTGATCATGTGGCCATGGACGATCAAGTTTCTGTGGAGCCCTTTTTTGGAGCTTTACCGGACGAAGAAGTTCTGGGTCGTGGGGAGCCAGTTGTTGAGCGGCGTTCTGTTCGGCGTCGCGGCCCTGTCGCTTCACCTTCCGCTGTTCTTCTCGGTCAGTGTTGCTGTCTTTGCGGTCGTTGCGTTCAGCGGCGCCACGCACGACATCGCGGCCGACGGCGTCTACATGTCGGAACTCACGACGCAGGATCAGGCGAAGTATATCGGCTGGCAGGGGGCTTTCTACAACCTTGCGAAACTTGTCGCCACGGGCGGTCTGGTGTGGCTTGCGGGGTGGCTTTACGAGGGTTTCAGCACCTCGGGGACCGCATCGTTCGACGCTTATGTCCGTTCGTGGACGGTCGTTTTGCTGCTCCTGTGCGTCACGCTCGTCGCTTTGGGCCTTTACCATCTCCGCGCGCTTCCTTCAGGCGGTTCGGCTTCAGAAGGCCGCTCGCTGCGGGATGGCCTTTCGGGCCTGAAAGAGGTTATCGCGGCGTTCTTCACCAAACGGCATATCTGGTACTATATCGCCTTCATCATCCTGTACCGGTTGGGCGAGGGCTTCGTGATGAAGATCGTTCCGCTGTTCCTCAAAGCGGATACCGCATCCGGGGGCTTGGGTCTTACGAACCAGCAGATCGGCCTTTACTACGGGACTTTCGGCGCGGGGGCGTTTCTGCTGGGCTCGCTTTTGGCGGGCTACTACATCGCCCGACGAGGTCTGCGGCGCACTCTTTTCACACTGTGCTGTATCTTCAACCTGCCGTTCGGGGTCTACGCCTTGCTTGCATGGTTCCAGCCTTCGAGCATGTGGCTCGTCGGCGGGGGCATCGTCGTGGAGTACTTCGGCTACGGCTTCGGCTTCGTGGGCCTGACGCTGTTTATGATGCAGCAGGTCGCTCCGGGGCGTCACCAGATGGCGCACTACGCTTTCGCTTCGGGTATTATGAACCTCTCGGTGATGCTCACGGGCATGGCTTCGGGCTTTTTGAGCGATCTGATGAGCTACCGGATCTTCTTCCTCGCGGTGATGCTCGCCACCATTCCGGCTTTTGTGATCACCCGGCTGGTTCCCTTTACCTATGACGACAAACCAAACGACAAATAA
- a CDS encoding BACON domain-containing protein, whose product MNKKNSLSVTPASAIEFKAGDNQDVVLTVKTDAKSWAFEKNGEWIVAKQDGDKLTVNAQANTTESVRPGRITITAGNAEPVNINVNQKGLEVGEIVLSISPSDPIGFEATGNKAVELTVTTNAPDWTFSYPEEWMTAEKQGDKLTVNAKDNTGDARVGQIVVTSSEGEKTAKIAVSQKAGSENPTPGEEIAGSLSTADDLNIQFAHDAVEPVKKTLTFTLEKTAMVETKVKLVFDERHVEEYNFDHATEYVVFPEKLCTIANDGVMTIPAGETSAQIEVTLTPSASDLEYVTTYMVPLQAVAQTEGIVVKDEAEYVDFLVSRIGSKKIRNICYFEVNDCNPLNAIEYILEDGQPFFDAVVLFAGNINWDASKQKVYMNANPNVQALLDNSEELLQPLRKKGIKVLLDILGNHDQAGIAGLSDWGCEQFGKELAQICLDYKLDGIGFDDEYSRYYGSGKWFAGPSSQQAARLCYETKKAMKELCPWETWVHLYYLGYIQSSLPSVFIDGVEHKPSEFIDNVCADYGGSARPVNGMGLSGCAGNSIQLNYGYSISSSGAKALMNQGYGWIMWFAFDPSGTGTVSNNRSHSLRQFRNVAEGCYEQSVRDPKNVYNKISEGQYDPAPHPIN is encoded by the coding sequence GTGAACAAAAAGAATTCCCTGTCGGTAACACCTGCGTCTGCTATTGAGTTCAAGGCCGGCGACAATCAGGACGTTGTGCTGACCGTCAAGACCGACGCCAAGTCGTGGGCATTCGAGAAGAACGGTGAGTGGATCGTCGCCAAGCAGGACGGCGACAAACTAACTGTGAATGCCCAGGCTAATACCACGGAGTCCGTACGTCCGGGCCGCATCACGATTACGGCCGGTAACGCCGAACCCGTCAACATCAACGTAAACCAAAAGGGGCTTGAAGTAGGTGAAATCGTACTGAGCATTTCGCCGTCGGATCCCATTGGGTTCGAGGCTACTGGCAACAAGGCCGTTGAACTGACCGTTACGACTAATGCACCCGACTGGACGTTCTCCTACCCCGAGGAGTGGATGACGGCCGAGAAGCAGGGCGACAAGCTGACGGTCAACGCCAAGGACAATACGGGAGATGCCCGTGTGGGGCAGATCGTCGTGACGTCCAGCGAGGGTGAGAAGACTGCGAAGATCGCCGTGTCGCAGAAGGCCGGCAGCGAGAATCCCACCCCGGGCGAGGAGATCGCCGGTTCGCTCTCGACGGCCGATGATCTGAACATCCAGTTCGCTCACGATGCCGTGGAGCCCGTCAAGAAAACCCTGACCTTCACGCTGGAGAAGACCGCTATGGTTGAGACCAAGGTGAAGCTCGTCTTCGACGAACGCCATGTCGAAGAGTACAACTTCGACCACGCTACCGAGTATGTCGTATTCCCCGAGAAACTCTGCACCATTGCGAACGACGGCGTGATGACTATCCCCGCCGGTGAAACCTCTGCGCAGATCGAGGTAACGCTCACGCCGAGTGCTTCCGATCTGGAGTATGTAACCACCTACATGGTTCCCCTTCAGGCCGTAGCCCAAACGGAGGGTATCGTCGTTAAAGATGAGGCTGAATACGTTGACTTCCTAGTTTCGCGCATTGGTTCGAAGAAGATCCGTAACATCTGTTATTTCGAGGTGAACGACTGCAACCCGCTCAACGCCATTGAGTACATTTTGGAGGACGGTCAGCCGTTTTTCGATGCTGTCGTGCTATTCGCTGGCAACATCAACTGGGATGCTTCGAAGCAGAAGGTCTACATGAATGCCAACCCCAACGTGCAGGCGTTACTCGACAACTCGGAGGAACTGCTCCAGCCGCTGCGTAAGAAAGGTATCAAGGTGTTGCTCGACATCTTGGGCAACCACGACCAGGCCGGCATCGCTGGTTTGAGCGACTGGGGTTGTGAGCAGTTCGGTAAGGAGCTGGCTCAAATCTGTCTCGACTATAAACTCGATGGTATCGGTTTCGATGACGAGTATTCGCGCTACTACGGATCCGGAAAATGGTTCGCAGGCCCCAGCTCCCAGCAGGCCGCCCGTCTCTGCTACGAGACCAAAAAGGCGATGAAGGAATTGTGCCCCTGGGAGACTTGGGTACACCTCTATTACTTGGGCTATATCCAGTCCTCTCTGCCTTCGGTATTCATCGACGGTGTGGAGCATAAGCCGTCTGAATTCATTGACAACGTCTGCGCCGACTACGGCGGTTCGGCAAGACCGGTAAACGGTATGGGACTGAGCGGATGTGCCGGCAACTCTATCCAACTCAACTATGGCTACTCCATCTCGTCGTCTGGAGCCAAGGCACTGATGAATCAGGGTTACGGCTGGATCATGTGGTTCGCATTCGATCCTTCCGGAACCGGAACGGTCAGCAACAACCGTTCGCATTCGCTCCGGCAGTTCCGCAACGTGGCAGAGGGCTGCTACGAGCAGAGCGTACGCGATCCCAAAAATGTCTACAACAAGATCAGCGAGGGCCAATACGATCCCGCACCGCACCCGATCAACTAA
- a CDS encoding DUF1735 and LamG domain-containing protein, whose protein sequence is MKNKLGFALCLLLVAVFMGCKEDEEGKHHFSNQVFISATSFTDDVFIKRDNLDVTREESCDVTVAMAQPRERDITVTFAEAPGLLEHYRMFYDDPTAELLPANGGYYDFADNSTVITAGMVESAPLTFAFTNLDNLPIEEKQRYVLPVRIVSADGMNILESARTVYFVFSKAALINVVAEMENNCAWPEWTADTEAVKDMETFTLEALVYANSFDRKISTIMGIEDTFLIRLGDDGRPTNQLQVAFAKKVSEEETSPARGKIPAEADSRYDLKLFVWHHIAVTFDRGTICVYIDGKLKDTVKASVSGTDGHAVIIDKINFAIPHSDETDGKERCFWIGHSYRLQSDGDLFYERRFDGMMGEVRLWNKALTAEEIASENHFYKIDPASDGLVAYWKFDDNTKGKTVKDYTGNGFDLKTEREVNWQSVALPEE, encoded by the coding sequence ATGAAAAATAAATTAGGATTCGCATTGTGTCTGCTCCTGGTAGCCGTATTCATGGGCTGCAAGGAGGATGAGGAGGGCAAACACCACTTCAGCAATCAGGTGTTCATCTCCGCCACGTCGTTCACCGACGACGTGTTTATCAAACGGGACAACCTCGACGTGACCCGGGAAGAGAGCTGCGACGTTACCGTCGCCATGGCCCAGCCCCGGGAGCGCGACATCACGGTCACGTTCGCCGAGGCTCCCGGTCTGTTGGAGCACTACCGGATGTTCTACGACGATCCAACGGCCGAACTGCTCCCTGCCAACGGCGGCTATTACGATTTCGCGGATAATTCGACTGTCATCACGGCCGGGATGGTGGAGAGTGCGCCGCTCACCTTCGCCTTTACGAATTTGGACAATCTGCCCATCGAGGAGAAGCAGCGTTATGTGCTGCCCGTACGCATCGTGTCGGCCGACGGCATGAATATCCTCGAAAGCGCCCGGACGGTCTACTTCGTCTTCTCGAAGGCCGCGCTCATCAACGTCGTGGCCGAGATGGAGAACAACTGCGCCTGGCCCGAGTGGACGGCTGATACCGAGGCGGTGAAGGACATGGAGACCTTCACGCTCGAAGCGCTCGTCTACGCCAACTCGTTCGACCGCAAGATCTCGACAATTATGGGCATCGAGGATACGTTCCTCATCCGTTTGGGCGACGACGGCCGTCCGACTAACCAGTTGCAGGTGGCCTTCGCCAAGAAGGTTTCGGAGGAGGAGACCTCGCCTGCACGCGGGAAGATTCCGGCCGAGGCCGACAGCCGTTATGACCTCAAGCTGTTCGTTTGGCATCATATCGCCGTCACATTCGATCGTGGCACTATCTGCGTCTATATCGACGGCAAGCTGAAGGATACGGTCAAGGCTTCAGTATCTGGTACCGACGGGCATGCCGTGATCATCGACAAGATCAACTTCGCCATTCCGCACTCCGACGAGACGGACGGCAAGGAGCGCTGCTTTTGGATCGGCCACTCGTACCGCCTCCAGTCGGACGGCGACTTGTTCTACGAGCGTCGTTTCGACGGCATGATGGGCGAAGTGCGCCTCTGGAACAAGGCCCTGACGGCCGAGGAGATCGCTTCCGAGAACCATTTCTACAAAATCGATCCCGCATCAGACGGACTGGTGGCTTATTGGAAGTTCGACGACAATACGAAAGGTAAGACCGTCAAGGATTATACCGGCAACGGCTTCGATCTGAAGACCGAGCGCGAAGTGAATTGGCAGAGCGTCGCGCTTCCCGAAGAGTGA
- a CDS encoding glycoside hydrolase family 18: MKRIFIPFFAAAALLASCSDWTEAEHKDFLPPMNQNDPAFLTSLRDFKVGEHLVTMMIVRGTSTAPNRQNQHPMSMPDSVDYLLMTDVDDLHPALSDEIAEVRSKKGTRTLNVVDYTTIRSTWDAMKEASFGTEHEGDYTEEKFAEYCKAETEKQLAACSRYGFDGIVVSYLGGYDSSAAAPFVLAADTWRRDNPNKLLFFRGYPAFITSIENQTILAECDYVIILTEGASSSVAISRMVRDQLEEGVPSNRVVLEASVPSIADGGDDAQVGASLQVAAQWVMDPKTSQTVQCDKLGLCASNAQEDYFNTPTYKRIREALGILNPEPEEEPENNPENKNDDEK; encoded by the coding sequence ATGAAACGCATATTCATTCCGTTCTTCGCCGCGGCGGCCCTGCTGGCCTCGTGCAGCGACTGGACGGAAGCCGAACACAAAGATTTTCTGCCGCCGATGAATCAGAATGATCCGGCTTTTCTGACATCGCTCCGGGATTTCAAGGTCGGCGAACACCTGGTGACGATGATGATCGTCCGGGGAACTTCGACCGCTCCGAACCGGCAGAACCAGCATCCGATGTCCATGCCCGACAGTGTGGATTACCTGCTCATGACCGACGTCGACGACCTGCATCCGGCGCTGTCGGACGAGATCGCCGAAGTACGTTCGAAGAAGGGTACCCGCACGCTCAACGTCGTGGACTATACGACAATCCGCAGTACCTGGGACGCCATGAAGGAGGCATCTTTCGGTACAGAGCACGAGGGCGACTATACGGAGGAGAAGTTCGCCGAGTACTGCAAGGCCGAGACTGAAAAGCAGCTTGCGGCCTGCTCCCGATACGGATTCGACGGCATCGTCGTCTCCTATCTGGGCGGTTACGACAGCAGCGCCGCAGCTCCGTTCGTCCTGGCGGCGGACACGTGGCGCCGCGACAATCCCAACAAGCTACTCTTCTTCCGCGGATACCCCGCCTTCATCACGAGCATCGAGAACCAGACGATTCTTGCGGAGTGTGACTACGTCATCATCCTGACTGAGGGTGCCTCGTCGTCGGTGGCTATCTCCCGTATGGTGCGCGACCAACTCGAAGAGGGTGTTCCGAGCAACCGGGTCGTGCTGGAAGCCTCCGTGCCGTCGATCGCCGACGGTGGCGACGACGCTCAGGTGGGCGCTTCGCTCCAGGTGGCCGCGCAGTGGGTGATGGATCCGAAAACCTCCCAGACTGTACAGTGCGATAAGCTGGGGCTCTGCGCATCGAACGCACAGGAAGACTATTTCAATACGCCAACATACAAGAGAATCCGCGAGGCGCTCGGCATCCTGAACCCCGAGCCCGAAGAGGAGCCCGAAAACAATCCCGAAAATAAAAACGACGATGAAAAATAA